The Phycisphaerae bacterium DNA segment TGTCTGAAATGAAACACCGCGTCGTGCCAGGAAAGCGATGCCGCCGCGCCGGCTGTGTTCTGCCCCAAGCGGTTCACGACGACGAGCGCTGCAGGACGGACAACCTGTGACGACGCCGTGATGCGACACCAATCAACGCCGCTCCGACGGTTACGTCGAGCTAGTTGAGATTCAACAACCGGCGCTGCGCGGTGCGGGGCGGTGGCAGCGTGATGCGACTGGATGTTCTCGGCAGCGCAGTTCGTGGGGCGACGGCGCGACTCACACAGCGGGGTCGAGCATCAGCGCATCCCCAGCAGGTCGGCGCGGTCTCGCCACGAACCACGCCCACCCGCAGGGACACAGGCACCGCGCGCAGGAGTGCCAACATCCCAGGTGTCGTCAGCGGACACGTAGCGGTCCGCCGCTGAGCAAGTGGCAACCGCAGACCGCGAAACTCCGGGCCGTTCAACGGAACGCGGGGGCAGTGACGCCGCCCGCGCCGGCTGCCCCGACGCGACGCCTCGCGTCGCTTGCGACTCGGTAAACCGCTGCGGCTCAAAGTGTTAAGGCACGCACAGCAGGACAAGGCGGGCGGGCGGTGTGCCGGGGGACGCCCGCGCGACCCACGTGCACAGCGACCGCAGGTTTCGCCCGCCGGGCCGCGGCCCGCGTACAATCGCGTGCCGATCGCATGACGGCCGCCGTCCCCGCTATACAATAGTTCAACATGTTCCGGCGGCTTAGCCGGACGAGGTCATCCGGGAGTAGTCGGTTCAGAGCCAACCCGGTCCGGACTCGAACAGGAAGGAGCGACACGCATGAATCTGCGCCTGCCGACCGTTTGTGTGCTGCTGACGTGCCTGGGGCTGATGGGCGGCTGCCCGGTGAACCTCGAGGACCTGGAAGACATCATCATCAATCTCGACCGCGATGATGCGCTGATTGTGGATGATGCCGATGACGTCTTCGTCGAGGACTACTACGTCATCGAGGACCAGGCCAGCTTCATCAGCGATCCGTCGGTGATCGTCATCGAAGAGCTCCCGGACATCACGCTCCTGACGTTCGACAATCTCACCGGGCTGGACCTGGTCATCAGCTACTTCGTCGAGGATGTGTTTCAAGAGGTTTCGGTACTCGCCGACGAGACGGTCTACATCGAGTACCCCTGCCTCGCGGTGGTGCAACTCGACTTCGAGCATGACTACGATCCGCTCACCGGGTTCTACCTCGGCAGTTTCGACTTAGGCGACATCTTCGTCGAAGAGGGCTTTGACTACTTCTGCGGCGATGAGATCGTCTTCACGTTTGACTTCGACAGCGTCTTCGTCGACGTGTTTCCGCTGTAGCCGATCGCTATCCGCGTAGGCTCGCGACGGGGACATGCGCGATCAGCCCGGGCGCCGGCGCCGCATGTGCCCGGTCCAGCGCGCGGTGAAGGCCTGCCGGCCAGGCGTGCAGCCCAGGGCGCGGCTTCCGACCGCAGGGTTCTGGCTGCAATAACCCGCTGCGTGTCGGCGGTCGTGCGGGCGTGGGCTACGTCCTGCGCGGTCGCAGAACGGACGCTCATGGAAGCCGTGTCAGTAACGAACGTCCGTCGGTTCCAGCCGCAGCCCGAGTGGTTTGCGCGCGGCCCCGGCGGCATTCACGGCATCGTGCACGAAACCCGGGTGCTCATTTGGAGCCAGGTGCTCGCCGCGATGGTCGCCGACGAGGGGCTCGTCGTCGATCCCGATGTGCTTGGCTGGGCGTCCGCCCTGCACGACACCCAGCGGCTGAGTGACGACCGGGACCCGGAGCATGGTTCGCGGGCCGCAGCGTGGATCGAGCAGCGGCCCGACCTCATTCCCCCTCCGGTGCCACTGGCGCGGGTCGCGTACCTCTGCAGGTGGCACGTTCCGCCGGATCACGCCGCGCCCGAGCTGACCGACGAGCTGCGGGTGTTCAAGGATGCCGATGCACTCGACCGCTGGCGCATCTACGACCTCGATCCGACCCTGCTGCGGACGCGCAGCGCCCACCGGCTGCTGACGGCCAGCCGCGAACTATGGTCGCTGACGGACGTGGTCAATGCCGGCGCGCAGGGGTTTCAGCAAGTGATCCAGGCTGCCGTGGGGATGGGGATCCTGCAAGACCGGTGATGACGCTGACCGGCCGGTCGCGCGCCGCGCCTCGGTTATTCATCCGCCACTCAGCAGCATCACGAACGGGTTGATGTCCGCGAACGATGGGAAGACCCCGTCGCCATTGATGTCGCCGTTCGTGGCGAGGCAGTCCACGTACGTCGCCTGCCATGTGGCGAAGTTGCTCAAGTACAGCACAAACGGGTTGATGTCACCGAAGCCGACTACGCCATCGCAGTTGAGATCGCCGATGTGATGGGCCGCGATGTGGATCAGCTCGATGCCGTCGCCGGTGCCGAGGTTGCGGCTGTACTGTTTGTGGGTCGCGTCGTTCCAGTGCTCATGCACACCCAGGCTCGACAACCCGACTCCGGCCCCATCCGGATTGTAGAATGTCCCCGACGGTGGGTTGTTCGCAAGGGCGGCCTCGTGCAGATAGTCTTCCTGTCCGCCCTGCAGGCTGCCAGGCGCCCCGGTCCCGCCGGTGACCACGTTCGGCCACTCCGCCAAAAGGAAATCGTATGCAACGGAGTCGAGCGCCACGGCGTCCAGCGACGCGAACAGACTCGAGGGCCAATCCGCCGTCGTGCCGCTGCCGAACGGCGGCAACAGCCACTTGTGCGGCCAGCCCTCGGCCCAGTAGCCGCCGTAGAGACCATCGATAAAGGATATCAACGTTTTGCCGCCGAGCTGGGCGTGCCCCACGAGGTCCACGAGGGCGCGATAGTGGCCGGTCCCGGGACTCCAGGCCGGATTGGGCAGGCTCAGGTGCAGGTTGTAATAGCCCGGCTCGTCGGGCAGGCGGATGAGTGAGCCGTAGTGGTTCTTCGCGCACAGCGTCACGCCCGACGAATGCCCTTTCAGGCAGGCGAAGTCGATCAGGTACGCGGCCTGCGCGTAGCACAGGGGCAGGTAGTCCTGCAGCGTGCCCTGCGCCCCGCTGGTGCTCCAGTACACGGGCGTCTCCCACGCGGTGCCCTGCGAAGTCTGGGCTTCGTCGCGGCCCCACGCGCCGGTCCACGCCAGGTAGTGGACGTCCGGGAGCTCCGGGTGGCAGTGATTCCAGTAGTGGTTGGGAAAGAACGTGGTCGTGTCGCCCACGGTGATGTCCGACTGCGCCACCCCGACCACGTAGACCAGTTGACGCAACAGGGCGAGGATCATCTGGGGCGACGTGTTCACGCGGCCGAGCCGACCGGTCTGATTCCCGTCGGCATCGAAGAAGCTGGCGAAGATCCGGTTCGCCGTCACCAGATTGACCTTGATCGTGATCCGCTCACCAGGCTGGTAACCGATGTCGCCGTGGCCGTGGTTCTGGTTGAAGTGGCGGAAGATTGCGTCCCAGGCGGCGCCGTCGGTAGCCGCGCCCGCGACTCCCCGAATCGCCCGCGAGAGCATCTCGTCCACGATGGCTTGGTCCGTATGGCTGCTTTCCCACCAGTAACCGTCGCCGATGTCGTCGCCCGCATAGTTCGTGCCGGCCCAGTCAGTCGCGTTCGGATTATGCACCCACACCACGCGGCCCGGGTAGATGCCGCGCGGCACGCCGATCGGGTCGTTCGGCACCGGCGGGTCGGCGGCGGCCACTGGCGCCAAGGGTCCGTGGCCGATCGCGATCAGGCCCGCGATGGCGGCGCCCATGAGCACGGCCGCGACGGTCAGACTGTTTCTGTGGTAGAGCATCCGCGCCCTGCGATACGCTGCAAAGGCGCCCGCAACAGCCACCAGCCAGACGAGAAACCCGCCGGCCAGTGGTCGGGCCACTTG contains these protein-coding regions:
- a CDS encoding HD domain-containing protein, whose translation is MEAVSVTNVRRFQPQPEWFARGPGGIHGIVHETRVLIWSQVLAAMVADEGLVVDPDVLGWASALHDTQRLSDDRDPEHGSRAAAWIEQRPDLIPPPVPLARVAYLCRWHVPPDHAAPELTDELRVFKDADALDRWRIYDLDPTLLRTRSAHRLLTASRELWSLTDVVNAGAQGFQQVIQAAVGMGILQDR
- a CDS encoding DUF362 domain-containing protein; this translates as MWERRESNLPVVVDPASPCRCEAACRAHPAKHSAAERARWRHYIFPLAGLLALIWFLVRVVPKPARAAYPCQQVARPLAGGFLVWLVAVAGAFAAYRRARMLYHRNSLTVAAVLMGAAIAGLIAIGHGPLAPVAAADPPVPNDPIGVPRGIYPGRVVWVHNPNATDWAGTNYAGDDIGDGYWWESSHTDQAIVDEMLSRAIRGVAGAATDGAAWDAIFRHFNQNHGHGDIGYQPGERITIKVNLVTANRIFASFFDADGNQTGRLGRVNTSPQMILALLRQLVYVVGVAQSDITVGDTTTFFPNHYWNHCHPELPDVHYLAWTGAWGRDEAQTSQGTAWETPVYWSTSGAQGTLQDYLPLCYAQAAYLIDFACLKGHSSGVTLCAKNHYGSLIRLPDEPGYYNLHLSLPNPAWSPGTGHYRALVDLVGHAQLGGKTLISFIDGLYGGYWAEGWPHKWLLPPFGSGTTADWPSSLFASLDAVALDSVAYDFLLAEWPNVVTGGTGAPGSLQGGQEDYLHEAALANNPPSGTFYNPDGAGVGLSSLGVHEHWNDATHKQYSRNLGTGDGIELIHIAAHHIGDLNCDGVVGFGDINPFVLYLSNFATWQATYVDCLATNGDINGDGVFPSFADINPFVMLLSGG